The following are encoded in a window of Gopherus flavomarginatus isolate rGopFla2 chromosome 10, rGopFla2.mat.asm, whole genome shotgun sequence genomic DNA:
- the C1QL2 gene encoding complement C1q-like protein 2 isoform X2 yields the protein MGLVLLIAVPLLLQAAPESAAHYEMMGTCRMICDPYSSASARAGGPSSTAAVEALQDLSANPPPPFLPGPKGEPGRPGKPGPRGPPGEPGPPGPRGPPGERGDPGKPGLPGLAVSGALSAAFSGPRIAFYVGLKSPHEGYEVLKFDDVVTNLGNHYEPATGKFSCQVRGIYFFTYHILMRGGDGTSMWADLCKNGQVRASAIAQDADQNYDYASNSVVLHLDSGDEVYVKLDGGKAHGGNNNKYSTFSGFLLYPD from the exons ATGGGACTCGTGCTGCTCATCGCCGTCCCGCTGCTGCTGCAGGCGGCCCCGGAGAGCGCGGCGCACTACGAGATGATGGGCACCTGCCGCATGATCTGCGACCCCTATAGCAGCGCCAGCGCCCGGGCCGGCGGCCCCAGCAGCACGGCCGCCGTGGAGGCGCTGCAGGACCTGAGCGCCAACCCCCCGCCGCCCTTCCTCCCGGGACCCAAGGGGGAGCCCGGCCGGCCGGGCAAGCCGGGGCCCCGGGGCCCGCCAGGGGAGCCGGGCCCCCCAGGTCCCAGAGGGCCGCCCGGAGAGCGGGGAGACCCGGGCAAGCCGGGGCTGCCGGGGCTGGCG GTGAGCGGGGCGCTGAGCGCGGCCTTCAGCGGCCCCCGGATCGCCTTCTACGTGGGGCTGAAGAGCCCCCACGAGGGCTACGAGGTGCTCAAGTTCGACGACGTGGTGACCAACCTGGGCAACCACTACGAGCCGGCCACGGGCAAGTTCAGCTGCCAGGTGCGGGGCATCTACTTCTTCACCTACCACATCCTCATGCGCGGCGGGGACGGCACCAGCATGTGGGCGGATCTCTGCAAGAACGGCCAG GTGCGGGCGAGCGCCATTGCGCAGGATGCCGATCAGAACTATGACTATGCCAGCAACAGCGTGGTGCTGCACCTGGACTCGGGGGACGAGGTGTACGTCAAGCTGGACGGAGGCAAAGCACACGGTGGCAACAACAATAAGTACAGCACTTTCTCTGGCTTTCTTTTATACCCCGATTAA
- the C1QL2 gene encoding complement C1q-like protein 2 isoform X1 — MGLVLLIAVPLLLQAAPESAAHYEMMGTCRMICDPYSSASARAGGPSSTAAVEALQDLSANPPPPFLPGPKGEPGRPGKPGPRGPPGEPGPPGPRGPPGERGDPGKPGLPGLAVAGAGAPGAAGGGGGPGAGAAGEVSGALSAAFSGPRIAFYVGLKSPHEGYEVLKFDDVVTNLGNHYEPATGKFSCQVRGIYFFTYHILMRGGDGTSMWADLCKNGQVRASAIAQDADQNYDYASNSVVLHLDSGDEVYVKLDGGKAHGGNNNKYSTFSGFLLYPD; from the exons ATGGGACTCGTGCTGCTCATCGCCGTCCCGCTGCTGCTGCAGGCGGCCCCGGAGAGCGCGGCGCACTACGAGATGATGGGCACCTGCCGCATGATCTGCGACCCCTATAGCAGCGCCAGCGCCCGGGCCGGCGGCCCCAGCAGCACGGCCGCCGTGGAGGCGCTGCAGGACCTGAGCGCCAACCCCCCGCCGCCCTTCCTCCCGGGACCCAAGGGGGAGCCCGGCCGGCCGGGCAAGCCGGGGCCCCGGGGCCCGCCAGGGGAGCCGGGCCCCCCAGGTCCCAGAGGGCCGCCCGGAGAGCGGGGAGACCCGGGCAAGCCGGGGCTGCCGGGGCTGGCGGTGGCCGGGGCTGGCGCGCCCGGGGCGGCAGGGGGCGGCGGTGGCCCCGGGGCGGGCGCCGCGGGGGAGGTGAGCGGGGCGCTGAGCGCGGCCTTCAGCGGCCCCCGGATCGCCTTCTACGTGGGGCTGAAGAGCCCCCACGAGGGCTACGAGGTGCTCAAGTTCGACGACGTGGTGACCAACCTGGGCAACCACTACGAGCCGGCCACGGGCAAGTTCAGCTGCCAGGTGCGGGGCATCTACTTCTTCACCTACCACATCCTCATGCGCGGCGGGGACGGCACCAGCATGTGGGCGGATCTCTGCAAGAACGGCCAG GTGCGGGCGAGCGCCATTGCGCAGGATGCCGATCAGAACTATGACTATGCCAGCAACAGCGTGGTGCTGCACCTGGACTCGGGGGACGAGGTGTACGTCAAGCTGGACGGAGGCAAAGCACACGGTGGCAACAACAATAAGTACAGCACTTTCTCTGGCTTTCTTTTATACCCCGATTAA